Proteins encoded by one window of Canis lupus dingo isolate Sandy chromosome 10, ASM325472v2, whole genome shotgun sequence:
- the MFSD9 gene encoding major facilitator superfamily domain-containing protein 9 isoform X2, whose translation MPRQESGAGAEARAGGPGAVGARRFLLCLYLVGFLDLFGVSMVVPLLSLHVKSLGASPTVAGIVGSSYGILQLFSSTLVGCWSDVVGRRSSLLVCILFSALGYLILGASTNVFLFALARIPVEKERPLVIGQFNAASSVGFILGPMVGGYLTELDGGFYLTAFICCCVFLLNAGLVWLFPWREAKLSRTEQGRPAGDSPAPWGRTDPPEQQPATPRQSTASTRPARPPWAEVASTLRDMKSLVFSEMWDIFAVRLLMAVAVMLYYSNFVLALEERFGVRPRAAGCLISYSSALGALGGLALGPLLRLYGHDGRAILLRSSALTCLLLLLHAAARSAALAALCTALLAVSTAVGRTCVTDLQLAAGGARAGGTVIGVGQSVTAVGRIVAPLLSGLAQEVSPCGPPSLGAALALVAIFLMSLNRARHRGGGRDKLKSE comes from the exons ATGCCGAGGCAGGAGTCGGGGGCCGGGGCTGAGGCGCGGGCAGGCGGCCCCGGTGCCGTCGGAGCCCGCCGCTTCCTGCTGTGTCTTTACCTGGTGGGCTTCTTG GATTTGTTTGGTGTCAGCATGGTCGTCCCTTTATTGAGCCTTCATGTCAAGTCTCTTGGAGCAAGTCCAACAGTTGCTGGAATAGTAG GCTCCTCCTATGGCATTTTGCAGCTCTTTTCCAGCACATTGGTG GGCTGCTGGAGTGATGTGGTTGGAAGACGATCTTCCTTGCTGGTGTGCATTCTGTTCAGTGCCCTGGGTTATCTGATTCTTGGAGCATCCACCAATGTGTTCCTGTTTGCCCTTGCTAGAATCCCTGTGG AGAAAGAACGGCCGCTAGTAATCGGACAATTCAATGCAGCATCTAGTGTGGGCTTCATCTTGGGTCCCATGGTTGGTGGATATCTTACTGAGTTAGATGGTGGATTTTATCTGACAGCCTTCATCTGTTGTTGTGTCTTCCTTCTCAATGCTG GTCTGGTTTGGCTGTTTCCCTGGCGTGAAGCAAAGCTCTCCAGGACGGAGCAAGGCCGGCCGGCCGGTGACAGCCCTGCCCCCTGGGGGAGGACGGACCCTCCCGAGCAGCAGCCAGCCACCCCGCGCCAGAGCACCGCCAGCACCAGGCCTGCCCGGCCGCCCTGGGCGGAGGTCGCGTCCACCCTGCGCGACATGAAGAGCCTGGTATTTTCCGAAATGTGGGACATCTTCGCGGTGCGCCTGCTGATGGCCGTGGCGGTGATGCTCTACTACAGTAACTTCGTGCTGGCCCTGGAGGAGCGCTTCGGGGTGCGGCCGCGGGCGGCGGGCTGCCTCATCAGCTACAGCAGCGCCCTGGGCGCCCTGGGCGGCCTGGCGCTGGGCCCGCTCCTGCGGCTGTACGGGCACGACGGGCGCGCCATCCTGCTGCGCTCGAGCGCGCTCacctgcctgctgctgctgctgcacgCCGCCGCCCGCTCGGCCGCCCTGGCCGCGCTCTGCACCGCGCTGCTGGCCGTCTCCACGGCCGTGGGCAGGACCTGCGTCACCGACCTGCAGCTGGCcgccggcggggcgcgggcgggcggcacGGTCATCGGCGTGGGGCAGTCGGTGACGGCCGTGGGCCGGATCGTCGCCCCGCTCCTCTCGGGGCTCGCGCAGGAGGTGAGCCCGTGCGGGCCCCCCAGCCTCGGGGCCGCCCTGGCCCTCGTGGCCATTTTCCTGATGTCTCTGAACAGAGCCCGCCACCGTGGCGGCGGGAGGGACAAATTAAAAAGTGAGTAG
- the MFSD9 gene encoding major facilitator superfamily domain-containing protein 9 isoform X1 has translation MPRQESGAGAEARAGGPGAVGARRFLLCLYLVGFLDLFGVSMVVPLLSLHVKSLGASPTVAGIVGSSYGILQLFSSTLVGCWSDVVGRRSSLLVCILFSALGYLILGASTNVFLFALARIPVGIFKHTLSISRALLSDLVSEKERPLVIGQFNAASSVGFILGPMVGGYLTELDGGFYLTAFICCCVFLLNAGLVWLFPWREAKLSRTEQGRPAGDSPAPWGRTDPPEQQPATPRQSTASTRPARPPWAEVASTLRDMKSLVFSEMWDIFAVRLLMAVAVMLYYSNFVLALEERFGVRPRAAGCLISYSSALGALGGLALGPLLRLYGHDGRAILLRSSALTCLLLLLHAAARSAALAALCTALLAVSTAVGRTCVTDLQLAAGGARAGGTVIGVGQSVTAVGRIVAPLLSGLAQEVSPCGPPSLGAALALVAIFLMSLNRARHRGGGRDKLKSE, from the exons ATGCCGAGGCAGGAGTCGGGGGCCGGGGCTGAGGCGCGGGCAGGCGGCCCCGGTGCCGTCGGAGCCCGCCGCTTCCTGCTGTGTCTTTACCTGGTGGGCTTCTTG GATTTGTTTGGTGTCAGCATGGTCGTCCCTTTATTGAGCCTTCATGTCAAGTCTCTTGGAGCAAGTCCAACAGTTGCTGGAATAGTAG GCTCCTCCTATGGCATTTTGCAGCTCTTTTCCAGCACATTGGTG GGCTGCTGGAGTGATGTGGTTGGAAGACGATCTTCCTTGCTGGTGTGCATTCTGTTCAGTGCCCTGGGTTATCTGATTCTTGGAGCATCCACCAATGTGTTCCTGTTTGCCCTTGCTAGAATCCCTGTGG gtatttttaaacatacactCTCCATTTCAAGGGCTCTGCTTTCTGATCTGGTTTCAGAGAAAGAACGGCCGCTAGTAATCGGACAATTCAATGCAGCATCTAGTGTGGGCTTCATCTTGGGTCCCATGGTTGGTGGATATCTTACTGAGTTAGATGGTGGATTTTATCTGACAGCCTTCATCTGTTGTTGTGTCTTCCTTCTCAATGCTG GTCTGGTTTGGCTGTTTCCCTGGCGTGAAGCAAAGCTCTCCAGGACGGAGCAAGGCCGGCCGGCCGGTGACAGCCCTGCCCCCTGGGGGAGGACGGACCCTCCCGAGCAGCAGCCAGCCACCCCGCGCCAGAGCACCGCCAGCACCAGGCCTGCCCGGCCGCCCTGGGCGGAGGTCGCGTCCACCCTGCGCGACATGAAGAGCCTGGTATTTTCCGAAATGTGGGACATCTTCGCGGTGCGCCTGCTGATGGCCGTGGCGGTGATGCTCTACTACAGTAACTTCGTGCTGGCCCTGGAGGAGCGCTTCGGGGTGCGGCCGCGGGCGGCGGGCTGCCTCATCAGCTACAGCAGCGCCCTGGGCGCCCTGGGCGGCCTGGCGCTGGGCCCGCTCCTGCGGCTGTACGGGCACGACGGGCGCGCCATCCTGCTGCGCTCGAGCGCGCTCacctgcctgctgctgctgctgcacgCCGCCGCCCGCTCGGCCGCCCTGGCCGCGCTCTGCACCGCGCTGCTGGCCGTCTCCACGGCCGTGGGCAGGACCTGCGTCACCGACCTGCAGCTGGCcgccggcggggcgcgggcgggcggcacGGTCATCGGCGTGGGGCAGTCGGTGACGGCCGTGGGCCGGATCGTCGCCCCGCTCCTCTCGGGGCTCGCGCAGGAGGTGAGCCCGTGCGGGCCCCCCAGCCTCGGGGCCGCCCTGGCCCTCGTGGCCATTTTCCTGATGTCTCTGAACAGAGCCCGCCACCGTGGCGGCGGGAGGGACAAATTAAAAAGTGAGTAG
- the MFSD9 gene encoding major facilitator superfamily domain-containing protein 9 isoform X3: MDLFGVSMVVPLLSLHVKSLGASPTVAGIVGSSYGILQLFSSTLVGCWSDVVGRRSSLLVCILFSALGYLILGASTNVFLFALARIPVGIFKHTLSISRALLSDLVSEKERPLVIGQFNAASSVGFILGPMVGGYLTELDGGFYLTAFICCCVFLLNAGLVWLFPWREAKLSRTEQGRPAGDSPAPWGRTDPPEQQPATPRQSTASTRPARPPWAEVASTLRDMKSLVFSEMWDIFAVRLLMAVAVMLYYSNFVLALEERFGVRPRAAGCLISYSSALGALGGLALGPLLRLYGHDGRAILLRSSALTCLLLLLHAAARSAALAALCTALLAVSTAVGRTCVTDLQLAAGGARAGGTVIGVGQSVTAVGRIVAPLLSGLAQEVSPCGPPSLGAALALVAIFLMSLNRARHRGGGRDKLKSE, encoded by the exons ATG GATTTGTTTGGTGTCAGCATGGTCGTCCCTTTATTGAGCCTTCATGTCAAGTCTCTTGGAGCAAGTCCAACAGTTGCTGGAATAGTAG GCTCCTCCTATGGCATTTTGCAGCTCTTTTCCAGCACATTGGTG GGCTGCTGGAGTGATGTGGTTGGAAGACGATCTTCCTTGCTGGTGTGCATTCTGTTCAGTGCCCTGGGTTATCTGATTCTTGGAGCATCCACCAATGTGTTCCTGTTTGCCCTTGCTAGAATCCCTGTGG gtatttttaaacatacactCTCCATTTCAAGGGCTCTGCTTTCTGATCTGGTTTCAGAGAAAGAACGGCCGCTAGTAATCGGACAATTCAATGCAGCATCTAGTGTGGGCTTCATCTTGGGTCCCATGGTTGGTGGATATCTTACTGAGTTAGATGGTGGATTTTATCTGACAGCCTTCATCTGTTGTTGTGTCTTCCTTCTCAATGCTG GTCTGGTTTGGCTGTTTCCCTGGCGTGAAGCAAAGCTCTCCAGGACGGAGCAAGGCCGGCCGGCCGGTGACAGCCCTGCCCCCTGGGGGAGGACGGACCCTCCCGAGCAGCAGCCAGCCACCCCGCGCCAGAGCACCGCCAGCACCAGGCCTGCCCGGCCGCCCTGGGCGGAGGTCGCGTCCACCCTGCGCGACATGAAGAGCCTGGTATTTTCCGAAATGTGGGACATCTTCGCGGTGCGCCTGCTGATGGCCGTGGCGGTGATGCTCTACTACAGTAACTTCGTGCTGGCCCTGGAGGAGCGCTTCGGGGTGCGGCCGCGGGCGGCGGGCTGCCTCATCAGCTACAGCAGCGCCCTGGGCGCCCTGGGCGGCCTGGCGCTGGGCCCGCTCCTGCGGCTGTACGGGCACGACGGGCGCGCCATCCTGCTGCGCTCGAGCGCGCTCacctgcctgctgctgctgctgcacgCCGCCGCCCGCTCGGCCGCCCTGGCCGCGCTCTGCACCGCGCTGCTGGCCGTCTCCACGGCCGTGGGCAGGACCTGCGTCACCGACCTGCAGCTGGCcgccggcggggcgcgggcgggcggcacGGTCATCGGCGTGGGGCAGTCGGTGACGGCCGTGGGCCGGATCGTCGCCCCGCTCCTCTCGGGGCTCGCGCAGGAGGTGAGCCCGTGCGGGCCCCCCAGCCTCGGGGCCGCCCTGGCCCTCGTGGCCATTTTCCTGATGTCTCTGAACAGAGCCCGCCACCGTGGCGGCGGGAGGGACAAATTAAAAAGTGAGTAG